The Setaria italica strain Yugu1 chromosome VIII, Setaria_italica_v2.0, whole genome shotgun sequence genome includes the window agacccccccttttatcccggttggtaacaccaaccgggataaaagggtcaagagccttttatcctggtttgtaataccaaccgggataaaagggggtcatttatcccagttggtgtttcaaactgggataaaagggtccccaacgaggtgactggaaggtgactggaagaggattaaatcctcaaacccttttatcccggtttgtaataccaaccgggataaaaggggggtcccccacgagttaatacaaaaggatagcatcccctacatagtcagatgtggtatgcaggtgggatggcaaggaagctacgcgcgaggctggaggttgtgggttcgaatcccacgaaccgcacacgcgcatatttcgcatgaaaaatcgcgtgacttgtgacttgtggggggcctcctgggagctcaggatttttttttgcagcatccaaccgggataaaagagggtcttttgtcccggttgagtgacccgggataaaagatcccccccttttgtcccggttggtttatcccggatggattttcaggatatttgcaccctaccaaccgggactaaagcccaattctctactagtagCATGCCacgatcaagtttcatacatacaGTGACATTatcagtgaataacagtaacagtatcacgtaacGGAATATAAATAAAAGCATACGAGTCTATTAGAGTTATACAGCTTAATCTTGGAAACGGAGGCTTCAAACTTCACATGCAATcaactgggggttgcgtacgcctagaactcaccatcatcttcaaaaaacttcacacaccttcatcttctgagcaacagtaagtaagggtgagtacacttatggttggtacaaAGCAAGACCATAAGAAATAACTAGAATAACAATTTAAGTCTATCTTCAAtgttattaatcatgtgagggtctaggTCGCTCTTGACTGTGAGCATGGctaatatatcagttttacactctgcagaggttgtacatctttacgcacaagtcgcgtaaaagttcagaaggactttagacccaaccatgctgtgcaaaagtaggcacttatcacactaccgaggtgtgacttcATAGGGATACTacaaggcctttacaaagattccttaATAAGAAGTAGCCTgctaaggtttccggatcagtagtagagcataaacctctctcaagattGCAAATCTACCATAGAGTAGATTAGTCTTAGGGCCGGGATATACCTCATCTGCCaccgcccctcttgccctttcggtaagaccgcttcaaactagTCTCTAATCaattagccaagactagagccatgtagttcttgtggttgcactgtttacCTAGGTGGTCCCTCCATATTCCTATTAATGCATTgtattcttgtaaaataagcatagatagaaggatggttagggacacttacctttctccaaagaaagttactcttactactCTTCAACTCTTGCTCTCTTAAAACccttaatcttcaaatcttttgaACAGTTATCCTTCTACTCAAAGCAATCATTGGCACAAccatacaaagcaaacaaacaattacaactaagaacaatacatcaattaaagaaaaactttaaaagaacgtactaaaggatagggctcgattctaggaCCACGAAGGCACATAAAACACTAAGAATGATGGTACCGTTGAAATAAACATCTATTGGACAAACTTTTTGTAAaggaaaagacaagagctataTGCTGCAGTTTATTTCTAATTAGCAAACATATATAAAtgatacttttagaaaatatcCTAAGCGAGAGTTaattcaaattatatttgtatctgaaaagacgatgtaaaacttagtcaacttttatttataaatattcatGTACAAGTTATGCCATTTTAACATTTAAATTTGAATAATAAACTATATGTTATCTGTCGCATCGAACTAAAACAAGTTATAATTATGAACTCATTTATGTTgatattagtcaaattaatacTTGCATAAAGAAAACCGTTGTACGaatctaattagcttttaattagaaaagatGAGTAAATAAGTATTAATCAAAAATTATATCATATTTATTATCAAAAACATGAAACTTGGCGAAACAACGTTACTAAACTATAGCTTACAATTAGAAGATTAACACAACAAGAACCGACTAAAACGAAACTTTGGTTGAGAAGATACACTATCAAAAGATTTGAGTtcataaaataaaagaaactatGTGCTTCATACATTTTAATTAACGCCGGGCTATTCTCCGAGTTCTACCTAAAGATTGCTGGGCACAAATTCACTGTGGTTGGTGCCGATGCCAACTACGTCAGCCCATACACCACGGACGTCATCGCCATCGCGCTCGGCGAGACACTGGATGCCTTGGTTGTTGCTGATGCGGAACAGTCACAGCTCTGCCGATGATCCAGCAGGACTAATGTCAGATCGTGGTgcggaagaagacgaagaagaagataatGGTCCATCCGGTGATGTGCCAGTAGCACCTGAGATGCCTGATATACATGACACAATTACATCTTACTACTTCCACAGCAAATCTGACCAACCTGTACCAAACGGTGGTCCCTCAGCGAGTTGATGAACGTTTGTTCATCGTGCtcagcctatgtttaatatGTCAGCATGGCCAGTCCTGCAGGAGGGGTGATCACAATGAGACCATCCTCATCGCAACCATGAACAACGTTTCCTTCCAGCATCCCACGGGGAAGACGCCACAACTAGGAGCACACTACTACCACACTGGAAGCGTGGACTTGATGCAAGAGCTTCCCGACAGACCACCAAGGGCATTCAACTTCACTGACGAAGCCTTAATCCCGTATGGGTCCAAGGAGATGCGCCTAGAGCCATCGTATAAGGCCACGGTGGTGCAGACCACAGCAGTTCTACAGGGCGATTCCGACCCGATGCATCTACATGGTCACAACATGATCCTTCTTGCACAGGGGTTTGGTAACTTCGATGCCTTGAAAGATGTTGCAAAATACAACTTGGTGAATCCACCGGTGAAGAACACCGTACTTGTCCCAAATCTTGGGTGGGCTGCCATCCGATTTGTTGCGAACAATCCAGGTGTGTGTGTAAGATTTATTTGTGTTAGTAGGGTTTCAAAGTCGAAGCTCTCATATCTAATGCTTGTCTTATATGATTTACAGGGCTATAGTTCATGCATTGCCACTATGAGTTCCATTTGACTATCAGTATTGATTGTGGAGGATGGTCCAACAGTGGACAATCTATCGCTCGACCACCTGCTCATTTTATAACATATTGTGGTCATGACGACAATCTCCTTCCAGATGAATTGTGCCTCCAAACTAAGAAGGATGCATGAAATCCAACGCATAAATGTAGTGCGAAATATTACTGCAACCGCTATTTTCTAAATTAACTCATGGGTGGCCCACGCTAGTACCTAGATTCAAATATGCGTGTTCATACTACTGTATCGTCTTGACTCTATGAATAATGTGAGGCCAATTATACGAGAATCCCCTTTTATATCCATATATGCATAGCTTTGTTTTTTCTATATTCGATTTTACATTTGCACCGGCTCATATGTCCTATTCGCACTGATGCAGAATACGACCGACACAAATAGTGAAGTAATCAAACTGGTTCTGTTGTACCCGGCACATTAACTTAAATGTAACAGTGTCATTCCACACCACCGCATATATGACATATGCTAGACCAGTGTCACAGCATTGGACTATCACAGGAAAACTTACTTCCACAAAACCAACAGGTTAGATCATTTTCTGATGAAATCATCTGAAACTAGTACTTCCTCAGGTCAGAAATATAATACGCACGCAGTTAGTTGAAATTTCTTGTGGGaccatcatatatatatattcccaGCCCAAGGGAGTATACACAGTGTTTTATTATTGGTGGCCTCTCAATTTTTTTGGTGATCATGTACGCAAGGTTTCATCCTGCGATATAAGATTCAAGCTAATTGACGTGAGCATATTCCATTCCACGTTATTGCCTCAAGTATGGAAACAAGCTGTTTCTTTCTTGTGACTACTGCTGAGTGGGGCAAAACATGACTCAATCTTAGATCTCGTGAGCAAATTGTTGACACAGTCTTGTATTCTATTATGTCAAGTACGTTCCAGCATTTATATAAAAGTTGAGCTCATGACTTACGAGTCATATGTAGGGGTGGTAAAGggccctctaatttagcctaagtaggggtggtaaagggccctctaatttagcctaacaaatttaaggatcgggctcAATAAGAGCCAGGTCAGAATATTATATTATTTTGAACTAAATAGATAGgtctgagttggattgtgaaggaggcatgaggatcatgatccattaccacccctagtCATATGTGCAAGAGATTGGTTTATGGTTATCAAGCAGGtattaactactccctccgtcccagaaAAAATAAGTCGTTTTAggattgtcctaagtcaaattttTCTAAGTTTCACAAAGATTATAGAAAAAACTACATATATTTATAGATATATTTATGGTAtgaaataagtaccattagattTATTTgacatatatttttataatatacgTATAATgctataaatattgatacttttctctatatatttgatcaaagttgggaaagtttgacttaagacaaaccgagaatgacttgtttttttggACCGAGGGAGTATGCTCTATATTAGCGTTGTATTTTGTAGCACATGATAAAAATATAACCTCATATGGATCCGTTGGTACATATAAAACCATTGGTGCAATCCAAGGAACATAAATATATATAGCCATTGCTGCATTTCAATCATCATATATTCAATACATATAGATCCATACATTTCAATTGCATACAATAAACTTCATTACTAGCGCAACCTACTAATCACAGCCACACGAGCAACTGTCTCCTGAATCGCCAACACAACTGCATGATCAGCCACTGCAATCACAGAGTTATGATGCCTCGCCAAAGCAAGCCATCAAGCCTCCATCATATATACACAATACTATACGCAGccaccactagtagagaactaggctttaatcccggttggtagggtgcaaatatcccgaaaatacatccgggataaaccaaccgggacaaaagggggtttttttatcccgggtcactcaaccgggacaaaagacccccttttatcccggttggtaataccaaccgggataaaagggtcgagagcgccgacgcttccaaaaaaaaaaaaattcccgagctcccaggcagcccccccacacgcgcacgccAAAGCAAGCCATCAAGCCTCCATCATATATACACAATACTATACGCAGccaccactagtagagaattgggctttagtcccggttggtagggtgcaaatatcccgaaaatccatccgggataaaccaaccgggataaaaggggggtcttttatcccgggtcactcaaccgggacaaaagaccctcttttatcccggttggtaataccaaccgggataaaacgggtcaccacggccgacgctgcaaaaaaaatcccgagctcccaggaggcccccccacaagtcacaagtcacgcgatttttcacgcgaaatatgcgcgtgcgcggttcgtgggattcgaacccacaacctccagcctcgcgcgtagcttccttgccatcccacctacacaccacatctgactatgtaggggttACTATCCt containing:
- the LOC106804482 gene encoding laccase-15-like — its product is MNNVSFQHPTGKTPQLGAHYYHTGSVDLMQELPDRPPRAFNFTDEALIPYGSKEMRLEPSYKATVVQTTAVLQGDSDPMHLHGHNMILLAQGFGNFDALKDVAKYNLVNPPVKNTVLVPNLGWAAIRFVANNPVLIVEDGPTVDNLSLDHLLIL